In Mesotoga infera, a genomic segment contains:
- a CDS encoding ATP-binding cassette domain-containing protein, with translation VAGNGQEELLEGIFGMRKIPSGRVLLDGMDVTNMPPHNLRKLGLAALPSDRDGVASCKTATIKDNLVIHKVTEGGWIIDDRELDAFARSLLSDYGVLYGSIFDPAFSLSGGNLQKLLLSREISSEPRVLLLGEPSRGLDVKHLHILRTVLARIKEEMAVIVFTADLEEALRVGDRIIVMSEGRIVFNGVNRPGLSKRMIGKLILKATGESQ, from the coding sequence GTAGCCGGAAATGGTCAGGAAGAGCTCCTGGAGGGAATTTTCGGGATGAGAAAGATTCCTTCGGGAAGGGTTCTTCTCGATGGAATGGATGTTACCAACATGCCTCCCCACAATCTCAGAAAGCTGGGGTTGGCAGCTCTGCCTTCGGACAGAGACGGCGTGGCAAGCTGCAAAACCGCAACGATAAAGGATAATCTCGTTATCCACAAAGTTACTGAAGGTGGATGGATTATTGATGATAGGGAGCTAGACGCCTTTGCCAGAAGTCTTCTAAGCGATTACGGCGTTTTATATGGCAGTATCTTTGACCCGGCTTTCTCTCTATCTGGAGGCAACCTCCAGAAGCTGCTACTTTCAAGAGAGATCAGTTCTGAACCCAGAGTGCTTTTGCTTGGAGAACCCTCCAGAGGTCTTGATGTTAAGCATCTTCACATACTGCGCACAGTTTTAGCAAGGATAAAAGAAGAGATGGCGGTCATCGTTTTTACAGCAGATCTTGAAGAAGCCCTCAGAGTCGGCGACAGGATCATAGTCATGTCTGAAGGAAGAATCGTCTTTAATGGCGTGAATAGACCTGGATTGAGTAAACGTATGATAGGTAAACTCATACTGAAGGCAACGGGAGAGAGCCAGTGA
- a CDS encoding ABC transporter permease, whose translation MNGRSFLVMALALAVGLVLVLLMSEEPLNVTRAFFLSVFSNRFYFGNLLAYSISLILTGLAASIAFTTSCFNLGMEGQVYLGALTGTATGIFLAGRVSGAAGIVIMIVVSFFSGATAASISALLKNRLGVNELISSLLLSNGLVLVVDYFIEGPLNDRPSGLAATVSLPDEFRFEGLMSPSYLHSGIILSIAAAVILWFFLFRTRAGFKMRIAGKNRRFAYYSGVDTKKVIFWSLFLSGGLASTAGIIDVIGIHGRVMRGFSSGYGWNGIAIALIARNHPLMVVPAALFFAYLESGAQIASLEANITPEVAKIVQAVIFFLVTAEALIPKLLWRKSHA comes from the coding sequence ATGAATGGTAGATCATTTCTTGTCATGGCCCTTGCTTTGGCTGTCGGGCTCGTTCTAGTGCTTCTTATGAGTGAAGAGCCCTTGAATGTAACTAGAGCGTTCTTTCTGTCCGTCTTTTCGAATCGCTTTTATTTCGGTAATCTTCTAGCCTATTCAATTTCACTGATTCTAACCGGACTGGCTGCATCTATAGCCTTCACCACCTCATGCTTCAATCTCGGTATGGAAGGACAGGTATATCTTGGAGCTCTCACCGGAACGGCAACGGGCATTTTTCTGGCCGGAAGAGTATCTGGAGCTGCAGGAATTGTCATTATGATTGTTGTCAGTTTTTTTTCCGGAGCGACAGCTGCAAGTATCTCTGCGTTGCTGAAGAACCGTTTGGGTGTAAATGAATTGATCTCTTCGCTCTTGCTGAGTAACGGATTGGTACTGGTAGTTGATTACTTCATTGAGGGTCCTCTTAATGATCGCCCATCCGGCCTTGCAGCCACAGTCAGTCTGCCAGACGAGTTTAGATTTGAAGGTTTGATGTCACCTTCGTATCTCCATTCGGGAATCATTTTATCCATAGCTGCAGCGGTAATTCTCTGGTTTTTTTTATTTAGAACGAGAGCGGGATTCAAGATGAGGATCGCCGGAAAAAACCGGAGGTTCGCCTATTATTCTGGTGTTGACACTAAAAAAGTCATCTTCTGGTCCCTGTTTCTTAGTGGAGGGCTTGCGTCAACTGCAGGAATCATTGATGTCATAGGCATCCACGGCAGAGTGATGAGGGGTTTTTCAAGTGGGTATGGCTGGAATGGAATTGCGATTGCCCTTATTGCAAGAAATCATCCTCTGATGGTGGTTCCTGCTGCTCTGTTCTTCGCATATCTGGAAAGCGGAGCGCAAATCGCTTCGCTTGAGGCAAATATTACGCCTGAAGTTGCCAAGATAGTTCAGGCCGTAATCTTTTTTCTGGTGACGGCGGAAGCTCTCATCCCCAAGCTTTTATGGAGAAAGAGTCATGCTTGA
- a CDS encoding ABC transporter permease: MLEAIIRDTVKNSTPIILAATGGLLTEVSGWLNIGLEGSILSGAFFAVVVSSATGSILLGTLASVIVAVILSTIVFLTVRFLKANLYVVGIAANLLSVGLTVTLTDVWFRSKGTVVFSGSPRPGVLSIDFLNGTVLGWLNGLGLFDLAAFVTPFLIAYFLKKTVVGVKLRACGYDDESAFYSGVKVNKIRFMAYIGSGVFAGLAGSALSLPLGAFVSNMSGGRGWLALVAVIMGRKNPILVILSAIMLGFVTELSIFLQVATEVSPKLLLSLPYFVSFVILALSRSGNSKKRLLD; encoded by the coding sequence ATGCTTGAAGCGATAATTCGGGACACAGTGAAGAACTCTACGCCGATTATTCTTGCGGCCACTGGCGGTCTGCTTACAGAGGTTTCCGGCTGGCTGAATATCGGGTTGGAAGGCAGCATTCTTTCGGGTGCTTTCTTTGCTGTTGTTGTCTCATCGGCAACCGGAAGCATACTTCTGGGTACTCTGGCTTCAGTCATTGTGGCAGTGATTCTTTCCACCATTGTATTCTTGACCGTAAGGTTTCTGAAGGCCAATCTTTACGTAGTTGGGATAGCTGCGAATCTCCTGTCAGTCGGGCTGACTGTTACGCTGACAGATGTATGGTTCAGAAGCAAGGGGACGGTGGTCTTCAGTGGGTCACCGAGACCTGGAGTCCTTTCAATCGATTTTCTCAATGGTACAGTACTTGGTTGGCTGAATGGACTTGGCCTATTTGATCTAGCTGCCTTCGTTACTCCATTCCTTATTGCTTATTTCTTGAAGAAGACGGTTGTCGGTGTGAAGCTAAGAGCTTGTGGGTATGATGACGAAAGTGCTTTCTATAGCGGCGTCAAGGTTAATAAGATCAGATTCATGGCATACATTGGAAGTGGAGTCTTTGCCGGACTTGCTGGCTCGGCGCTGTCTCTTCCGCTTGGAGCCTTCGTCTCGAATATGTCCGGTGGAAGAGGCTGGCTGGCACTTGTGGCAGTCATCATGGGAAGGAAGAACCCGATCCTAGTCATTCTATCTGCTATCATGCTGGGCTTTGTCACCGAGTTATCGATCTTTCTACAGGTTGCAACGGAAGTCTCTCCAAAGTTACTACTTTCACTGCCATACTTCGTCTCTTTCGTTATTCTAGCACTATCTCGCAGTGGAAACAGTAAGAAAAGGCTTCTGGATTAG
- a CDS encoding DNA polymerase IV (family X)-like protein: protein MRKEELAMQFDLLSRLLKVNRDNPFKVRTYDFAARVIRLNLPSGELTSDDIADISSIKGIGKAVKEKSLEFLESGEIKKTSELKSMMPAAVYLLAFHDLIDPEVISFIWKDMGLEEPLEIVDFLASRKENLKLSQDRFSKIEALLLEV, encoded by the coding sequence GTGAGAAAAGAGGAACTGGCAATGCAGTTTGACTTGCTCTCAAGACTTCTCAAGGTCAACAGGGACAATCCATTCAAGGTAAGAACTTATGACTTTGCAGCAAGAGTCATCAGATTAAATTTGCCTTCAGGCGAGCTTACTAGTGACGATATTGCTGACATTTCATCGATCAAGGGCATAGGGAAGGCTGTAAAAGAGAAGTCCCTCGAGTTTCTGGAGAGTGGTGAAATAAAGAAGACTTCCGAATTGAAGAGCATGATGCCAGCCGCTGTCTATTTACTTGCTTTTCACGATCTTATCGACCCCGAGGTGATTTCCTTCATTTGGAAGGACATGGGTCTTGAAGAACCATTAGAAATCGTAGACTTCCTGGCAAGTAGAAAGGAGAACCTGAAGCTATCTCAAGACAGGTTCTCCAAAATAGAGGCTCTTCTTCTGGAAGTTTAA
- a CDS encoding dinitrogenase iron-molybdenum cofactor translates to MKIAIPVKEKTINSIPDDRFARAKFFLIYDPETGSEEYVEPDNSVAHGAGPMAVNMLTKQGIDTIIAFHLGGNAIQAIEAAGMAFYEAFVGTAKENIEAVLSKRKK, encoded by the coding sequence ATGAAAATAGCTATCCCAGTTAAAGAAAAGACTATCAACAGTATTCCAGACGATAGATTTGCCAGAGCAAAGTTCTTTCTGATCTATGACCCGGAAACGGGAAGCGAAGAATATGTAGAACCAGACAACAGTGTGGCGCACGGTGCCGGACCCATGGCAGTAAACATGCTCACAAAGCAAGGCATAGACACAATAATCGCCTTTCATCTTGGAGGCAACGCCATTCAAGCGATAGAAGCTGCGGGCATGGCCTTTTATGAAGCCTTTGTTGGCACGGCAAAGGAGAACATTGAAGCTGTTCTCAGCAAAAGAAAGAAATGA
- a CDS encoding 4Fe-4S dicluster domain-containing protein yields the protein MFQLAIVSGKGGTGKTTLAGSLSSLFDSIVMADCDVDAPNLHLILENKLIEKFEYYGGKKAEISDQCISCGLCEKFCRFDAIIRGGPYSIDPYACEGCGMCVAVCPANAISLKDNKSGDYFLSQSNEIPLVHALLTPGEETSGGLVAEVRKLAINVAEKGKKEIIIIDGAPGIGCPATSSITGATYVLAVAEPTVSGNHDLARIVETIRHFKRDFGIVINKWDLNTSKSAFIESWCGANGIELLGKIPFDEQVEKATIMGKPVVAMEDSKAAQAIKRIILRLKRKISGGVEE from the coding sequence ATGTTCCAACTTGCCATAGTAAGCGGAAAGGGCGGAACGGGAAAGACAACACTTGCCGGATCGCTTTCCTCTCTCTTTGACTCAATAGTGATGGCCGATTGTGACGTAGACGCACCAAACCTTCACCTCATTCTCGAGAATAAGCTGATCGAGAAATTTGAGTATTATGGTGGTAAAAAGGCCGAAATCTCTGATCAATGCATATCATGCGGACTCTGCGAGAAATTCTGCAGATTCGATGCGATTATCAGGGGAGGTCCCTACTCAATCGATCCTTACGCATGCGAGGGATGCGGCATGTGTGTGGCAGTCTGTCCGGCGAACGCAATTTCGCTTAAAGACAATAAGTCCGGAGATTACTTCTTATCTCAGTCGAATGAAATCCCTCTTGTTCACGCCTTATTGACTCCAGGAGAAGAGACTTCTGGAGGGTTGGTGGCCGAGGTCAGAAAACTGGCAATTAATGTCGCGGAGAAGGGGAAAAAGGAAATAATCATAATAGATGGTGCCCCAGGAATAGGGTGCCCCGCAACTTCATCGATTACGGGGGCAACTTACGTGCTCGCAGTTGCCGAACCGACTGTATCGGGAAACCACGATCTTGCGAGGATAGTGGAGACTATAAGACATTTCAAGAGAGATTTCGGAATAGTCATAAACAAATGGGATTTGAATACTTCCAAGAGCGCCTTCATAGAGTCCTGGTGTGGAGCTAACGGAATAGAGCTCCTGGGCAAAATTCCCTTTGACGAACAGGTAGAGAAAGCGACCATTATGGGAAAACCGGTTGTTGCAATGGAAGACTCTAAGGCAGCGCAAGCAATAAAGCGAATTATCCTGAGGTTGAAACGGAAAATTTCCGGAGGTGTAGAAGAATAA
- a CDS encoding (4Fe-4S)-binding protein, which produces MVIAVLSGKGGTGKTTLATNLASAISDDFDVQLLDADAEEPDVHLFFDPKIEHEEEIELMLPVIDKEKCTRCGKCAEACQFGALSVFDTGVMVFESLCHGCGLCTFVCPEKAITERPKVIGKVKTGRINDKIDFGMGILEIGEPSPVRVIRKLKGNIDRNKVVIIDSPPGTSCSVVETLRKVDFAILVTEPTPFGLHDLKLAVQIVREMEIPFGVVINRDTGSYTMIDEYASEENLEVLERIPFDRSIAETYSEGKLFTETSPSWKIRFKQLAVKIFSSSGVS; this is translated from the coding sequence TTGGTTATTGCCGTACTAAGTGGTAAGGGTGGCACAGGAAAGACCACCCTTGCCACAAACCTCGCTAGCGCTATATCTGACGATTTTGATGTTCAACTTCTGGACGCAGACGCTGAGGAACCCGATGTGCATCTGTTTTTTGACCCAAAGATTGAACACGAAGAGGAAATTGAGCTGATGCTTCCCGTAATAGATAAGGAGAAGTGCACTCGTTGCGGCAAATGCGCCGAAGCCTGCCAGTTTGGAGCGCTTTCCGTTTTTGATACGGGTGTAATGGTTTTCGAATCATTGTGTCATGGCTGCGGTTTGTGCACTTTTGTCTGTCCCGAGAAGGCAATCACCGAGAGGCCAAAAGTCATTGGAAAAGTTAAAACAGGCAGAATAAACGACAAGATTGATTTTGGAATGGGAATACTGGAAATTGGAGAACCGTCCCCTGTAAGGGTTATCAGAAAACTTAAAGGGAATATTGATCGAAACAAGGTAGTCATTATCGATTCTCCCCCGGGAACGTCCTGTTCAGTCGTAGAGACACTAAGAAAGGTAGATTTCGCGATACTGGTAACCGAACCCACTCCATTTGGTCTTCATGATTTGAAACTGGCAGTTCAAATTGTAAGAGAGATGGAGATTCCTTTCGGGGTAGTAATCAACAGAGATACGGGTTCCTACACAATGATAGATGAATATGCCAGTGAAGAAAACCTTGAAGTTCTCGAAAGAATACCCTTTGACCGCAGTATAGCCGAAACCTATTCAGAAGGCAAGCTCTTTACTGAAACTTCGCCATCATGGAAGATACGGTTCAAACAACTGGCTGTGAAGATCTTCTCTTCATCGGGGGTGTCATGA
- a CDS encoding cytoplasmic protein, producing MPWRDGTGPEGSGPMTGWGMGNCAPDNQVSRQTPARNYSYQPFPRRRLFLGRRMGFGGGFGAGRGMGYRFRRWW from the coding sequence ATGCCGTGGAGAGATGGAACTGGACCCGAGGGTTCTGGACCAATGACTGGCTGGGGTATGGGCAACTGTGCTCCCGATAATCAAGTGTCGAGGCAAACGCCGGCAAGAAACTACTCCTACCAACCATTTCCGAGGAGAAGACTGTTTCTCGGAAGAAGGATGGGTTTTGGGGGAGGATTTGGAGCCGGAAGAGGCATGGGCTATCGCTTCAGGAGATGGTGGTAG
- a CDS encoding class I SAM-dependent methyltransferase, with protein sequence MGNKAHVLLFSLIAPFYNVAFKSQLKNYRSLLKEHRSLIGEDIESVLDIGCGTGALAKAFDELGYGVTAVDASTSMVAIARHNLKESGVKVVQGDFFEKLPFEDNSFDLLVASYVVHGHKIEGREKFYKESRRICRKEVLIHDFFPNRNPLVFVVEFFERSDYRNFVPKAFEELKENFPVVKDVRLSSTTGWYLCRCD encoded by the coding sequence ATGGGAAACAAAGCGCATGTTTTGCTGTTTTCACTAATAGCTCCGTTTTATAACGTCGCTTTCAAGTCGCAGCTGAAGAATTATCGAAGCCTTTTGAAAGAACATCGGTCTCTAATTGGCGAGGATATCGAAAGCGTCCTCGATATCGGTTGCGGAACTGGTGCTCTTGCCAAGGCATTCGATGAACTGGGATACGGAGTAACGGCTGTGGATGCTTCGACTTCAATGGTAGCGATAGCGAGGCACAATCTTAAGGAAAGCGGAGTCAAAGTCGTTCAAGGCGACTTTTTTGAGAAGCTTCCCTTTGAAGACAATAGTTTTGATCTTCTCGTTGCATCTTATGTCGTACACGGTCATAAGATTGAGGGCAGGGAAAAGTTCTATAAAGAGAGTCGTAGAATATGCAGGAAAGAGGTTCTGATTCACGATTTCTTTCCAAATAGAAATCCCTTGGTCTTTGTTGTCGAGTTCTTCGAGAGAAGTGATTACAGAAACTTCGTTCCGAAAGCCTTCGAAGAGCTCAAAGAGAATTTTCCCGTTGTAAAAGACGTTAGGCTTTCCTCTACGACGGGGTGGTATCTATGTCGGTGCGACTAG
- a CDS encoding sugar ABC transporter permease yields MKKAIPYIFIAPAGAIIGFFFLYPLIYSFAISFYEWDLSPTMTFVGLGNYAQILSSSEFWDSMLYTAYYILGVLPFSLLIGFLFANLLNDSTMRGIGFFRMIYFLPVVTSPIAAGMGFSFLFSTELGYVNHIIGSFGGEYVNWLTNPEGIVQILLSWTGIQLPKVLQGPSVALFVIILMGIWQNVGYAMVVYLAGLQNIPPTYYEAAALSGATKFQMLRKITVPLLSPTTFFLLIMFSISSFQVFGPIMVMTPDGGPLNTTSVLVFRLYREAFSYYRFGYAAAMAFVLFLFVISLTAFQVKTIERTVHYD; encoded by the coding sequence GTGAAGAAAGCTATACCTTACATATTTATTGCACCTGCAGGTGCAATTATCGGCTTCTTTTTTCTATATCCGTTGATATACTCATTTGCCATCAGCTTTTATGAGTGGGACCTTTCTCCGACAATGACTTTCGTGGGTTTGGGGAACTACGCACAGATTCTATCATCGAGCGAATTCTGGGACTCAATGTTATACACCGCTTACTACATTCTCGGCGTTCTCCCTTTTTCGCTCCTTATCGGTTTTCTTTTCGCCAATCTTCTGAACGATTCGACTATGAGGGGAATAGGGTTCTTCCGAATGATCTATTTCCTTCCGGTTGTTACATCGCCTATTGCAGCCGGTATGGGATTCAGTTTTCTCTTCAGCACTGAATTAGGGTATGTTAATCACATAATCGGGTCGTTTGGAGGGGAGTATGTGAACTGGTTGACCAACCCAGAGGGGATCGTTCAAATCCTGTTAAGCTGGACTGGAATTCAGCTTCCGAAGGTATTGCAGGGTCCTAGCGTGGCGCTGTTCGTGATAATCCTAATGGGGATCTGGCAAAATGTTGGATACGCAATGGTCGTTTATCTTGCAGGCCTTCAGAATATCCCACCGACTTACTATGAAGCTGCCGCGCTAAGTGGAGCAACCAAGTTCCAGATGTTGAGAAAGATCACTGTGCCTCTTCTTTCGCCGACTACTTTCTTTCTACTGATAATGTTCAGCATAAGTTCCTTTCAGGTCTTTGGCCCAATAATGGTCATGACTCCCGACGGAGGACCGCTCAACACAACCTCGGTCCTTGTCTTTCGGCTCTATCGAGAGGCCTTCTCTTATTACAGGTTTGGTTACGCAGCGGCAATGGCCTTTGTTTTATTCCTATTCGTGATCTCTCTTACTGCCTTTCAGGTGAAAACTATCGAGAGGACTGTACATTATGACTAA
- a CDS encoding carbohydrate ABC transporter permease: MTKRIGRVFKYAILITGAVVMIFPFFWSFMTSFKDLREILRDPFSLIPREFTLKNYVSVFTKVPFARYLLNSTIVALATTLLQLVTASLAAFAFARMRFRGGEVIFYVFLATMMIPQQVVMIPQYLVVMRLNMDNSYFGLILPHAATAISIFFLRQFFLTIPRDLEDAATIDGCGPLRTLFNVFLPLTKPAIATIAVFSFMWSWNNYFWPLLVISEPEMRTVQLGLAMFKSEGGIQWGEFMAATVVATLPIMIAYFIAQKQFVKGITLTGLKG; this comes from the coding sequence ATGACTAAAAGGATCGGGAGAGTTTTCAAGTACGCGATACTTATAACCGGTGCAGTTGTAATGATCTTTCCGTTCTTCTGGTCTTTCATGACATCTTTCAAGGATTTGAGAGAGATTCTCAGAGATCCTTTTTCTCTTATTCCCAGGGAGTTTACTCTGAAGAATTATGTCAGTGTATTCACGAAGGTTCCATTTGCCAGATACCTTTTGAATAGCACAATTGTAGCGCTGGCTACCACTCTTTTGCAGCTTGTGACGGCTTCTCTGGCAGCCTTCGCATTTGCCAGGATGAGATTCAGGGGCGGAGAAGTGATATTCTATGTCTTTCTGGCGACTATGATGATTCCCCAGCAAGTTGTAATGATTCCTCAGTATCTGGTAGTAATGAGGCTCAATATGGACAACTCCTATTTTGGGCTGATTTTGCCTCACGCGGCCACCGCAATTTCAATATTCTTTCTCAGGCAGTTCTTCTTGACTATCCCGAGAGATCTTGAGGACGCTGCCACGATCGATGGTTGCGGCCCGCTCAGGACTCTCTTCAATGTATTTCTTCCTTTGACCAAGCCAGCCATCGCTACCATTGCCGTTTTCTCCTTTATGTGGTCGTGGAATAACTACTTCTGGCCTTTGCTTGTCATAAGTGAACCGGAAATGAGAACCGTCCAACTGGGTCTGGCGATGTTCAAATCAGAGGGTGGAATCCAGTGGGGAGAGTTTATGGCTGCGACAGTTGTAGCCACGCTACCGATCATGATTGCTTATTTCATTGCCCAGAAACAATTTGTCAAGGGGATAACCCTTACGGGATTAAAAGGATAA
- a CDS encoding ABC transporter substrate-binding protein yields the protein MKRITTVLLLLILAVAGLGSVTLTFWHSMSDYQKPIIDKLVADFNKAHKDITVRAIFQGSYDDTVTKLKTALLTGKGPDIAQVNIEHIQIFSKDGSLQNLTDLIGGDSFLSPEDFVDSFWQTIIRDGNPYALPFNISALMLYYNKDHFKAAGLDPDRPPRDWEELEEYARKLTIRKSGDSRPSQYGLLWGVDTMFYQFEPLVWQNGGEIFNEQMTECIINSPEGIEALETWRRWFSEGLSPVDLTIDEGIQSFTMGRISMGPMTSGGIRYALENIPWSLGVAPLPEGRQKATTLGGGSLAIMAGLSEEKLQAAWTFIKWMVSEKNTLFWYEGTGYMPVLKSAMSSLEIQLIWQRFPQLKAPIDSIEFARPRPVHTNIIEIRNILYNAVEQVRKGVSEPKPAFDDAVTKVDELLE from the coding sequence ATGAAAAGAATAACGACTGTACTTCTACTGTTAATCCTGGCAGTTGCTGGCCTCGGGTCCGTAACTCTCACATTCTGGCATTCGATGTCGGATTATCAGAAGCCGATCATCGACAAGCTTGTTGCCGATTTCAACAAGGCTCACAAAGACATCACGGTGAGAGCAATATTTCAGGGATCCTACGATGATACTGTTACAAAGCTGAAGACAGCTCTACTCACCGGGAAGGGTCCAGATATTGCTCAGGTCAACATAGAGCATATTCAGATCTTTTCCAAAGATGGTTCTTTACAGAATCTCACTGATCTGATCGGCGGCGATTCCTTTTTGAGTCCGGAGGATTTTGTCGATAGCTTCTGGCAGACGATAATTCGTGACGGCAACCCTTACGCTCTTCCCTTCAACATAAGTGCTCTGATGCTGTATTACAACAAAGATCACTTCAAGGCGGCCGGACTGGACCCTGACAGACCTCCTCGAGACTGGGAGGAGTTGGAGGAGTATGCGCGAAAGCTGACAATCAGAAAGTCGGGTGATTCAAGGCCTTCACAGTATGGTCTCTTGTGGGGTGTTGACACAATGTTCTACCAGTTTGAACCCCTGGTCTGGCAGAATGGCGGAGAGATCTTCAATGAGCAAATGACCGAGTGTATTATCAATTCCCCTGAGGGAATTGAGGCTCTGGAAACGTGGCGGAGATGGTTCAGTGAAGGCCTTTCTCCTGTTGATCTCACTATTGATGAAGGAATACAGTCCTTCACAATGGGGAGAATCTCGATGGGCCCCATGACGAGCGGAGGAATTCGTTACGCTCTCGAGAACATACCCTGGAGTCTGGGAGTGGCCCCTCTTCCTGAAGGCAGGCAGAAGGCCACAACGCTTGGAGGAGGGTCTCTTGCCATAATGGCCGGACTCTCAGAAGAGAAGCTTCAGGCAGCCTGGACCTTCATTAAATGGATGGTTTCAGAGAAGAACACATTGTTTTGGTACGAGGGAACGGGATACATGCCGGTTCTGAAGTCTGCAATGAGTTCTCTTGAGATACAGCTGATCTGGCAGCGCTTCCCGCAGTTAAAGGCTCCTATTGACTCGATAGAATTTGCCAGACCCAGACCGGTTCACACAAATATCATTGAGATCAGGAATATTCTTTACAACGCTGTTGAGCAGGTAAGAAAAGGGGTTTCAGAGCCAAAACCGGCTTTCGATGATGCCGTGACGAAAGTCGACGAGTTGCTCGAGTGA
- a CDS encoding anaerobic ribonucleoside-triphosphate reductase activating protein: MNFAGMERVSLVDYPGKVALTLFTSSCNFDCAYCHNPELKKMVEEKVGESEVFKYLDKRAALIDAVVITGGEPTLRADDLIPFVERLKAQFPAVLVKLDTNGWSSDILRKFLDVIDYVAVDLKSLHYEQFSTVNLKQIQKSVELAKIFSSHEIRITMFPPYVPEKDFEELARICSGASLVSVQQYRPVTGFCESPPYPGPILREFADLLSGYVQNVSVRE, encoded by the coding sequence ATGAATTTCGCAGGAATGGAGAGGGTCAGTCTAGTGGACTATCCGGGCAAAGTAGCCCTGACACTGTTTACCTCAAGCTGTAATTTCGACTGTGCTTATTGCCACAATCCTGAACTGAAAAAAATGGTAGAGGAGAAGGTCGGTGAATCGGAGGTCTTCAAATACCTTGACAAAAGGGCAGCTCTCATAGACGCGGTTGTTATTACCGGGGGAGAGCCAACACTCAGGGCAGATGATCTGATCCCCTTTGTTGAAAGACTCAAAGCCCAATTTCCGGCTGTACTGGTTAAACTTGATACTAATGGCTGGAGTTCAGATATTCTCAGGAAGTTCCTGGACGTTATCGACTATGTCGCAGTTGATCTCAAGTCTTTGCACTATGAACAGTTCTCTACTGTAAATCTGAAGCAAATTCAGAAAAGTGTTGAATTGGCGAAAATTTTCTCCAGTCATGAAATAAGGATCACAATGTTTCCACCTTACGTCCCTGAAAAGGATTTCGAAGAGCTCGCGAGAATATGCAGCGGAGCGTCGTTGGTTTCAGTTCAGCAGTATAGACCGGTAACCGGGTTCTGCGAATCGCCACCTTATCCCGGTCCAATCTTAAGAGAATTCGCCGACTTGCTCTCCGGATATGTGCAGAACGTTTCCGTTAGAGAGTAA